Part of the Alteracholeplasma palmae J233 genome, AGGTAGCGAAATTCCTTGTCGGGTAAGTTCCGACCCGCACGAAAGGCGTAACGATTTGGGCACTGTCTCAACAAGAGACTCGGTGAAATCAAGCTGCCGGTGAAAACGCCGGCTACCCGCGACAGGACGAAAAGACCCCATGGAGCTTTACTGTAACTTGATATTGACATTGGGTGTAAGATGTACAGGATAGGTGGGAGACTGAGAAATTGGAACGCTAGTTTCGATGGAGTCACCGTTGGGATACCACCCTTCGTGCATCTAGTGTCTAACCCGCGCAAGTGGATTGCGGGGGACAGTGTCTGGTGGGCAGTTTGACTGGGGCGGTCGCCTCCTAAAGAGTAACGGAGGCGCTCGAAGGTTCACTCAGAATGGTCGGAAATCATTCGTAGAGCGTAAAGGCAGAAGTGAGCTTGACTGAGAGACCTACAAGTCGATCAGGGACGAAAGTCGGACTTAGTGATCTTACGGTACCGAATGGAAGGGCCGTGACTCAACGGATAAAAGCTACCCTGGGGATAACAGGCTTATCGCTTCCAAGCGTTCACAGCGACGAAGCGGTTTGGCACCTCGATGTCGGCTCGTCGCATCCTGGAGCTGGAGAAGGTTCCAAGGGTTGGGCTGTTCGCCCATTAAAGCGGCACGCGAGCTGGGTTCAGAACGTCGTGAGACAGTTCGGTCTCTATCCGTCGTGGGCGTTGGAAATTTGAAGGGAGCTGTCCCTAGTATGAGAAGACCGGGATGGACATACCGCTGGTGTACCAGTTGGCCTGCCAGGGCCATAGCTGGGTAGCTATGTATGGAAAGGATAAACGCTGAAAGCATCTAAGCGTGAAGCCTACCTTAAGATGAGATTTCCCAATTAGTAAGATCCCTTATAGACGATGAGGTTGATAGGCTGGGTGTGTAAGTGCCGTGAGGTATTTAGCTGACCAGTACTAATAGATCGAGGACTTAACCTATACTTTTAATAGAATTTATCTAGTTTTGAGAGATGTCTGGTGACGATGGCGAAGTGGAAACACCTGTTCCCATACCGAACACAGCAGTTAAGCACTTCAGCGCCGAAAATAGTACAGTGTGCGAAGATAGGACGTTGCCAGGCAAATCTTAATTTTTATTTTTATAGCAAACTTGTGGAAAACCACACATATTCGCCTACATAGCTCAGTTGGTTAGAGCACCTGACTGTTAATCAGGGGGTCCTAGGTTCGAGTCCTAGTGTGGGCGCCATTTTTTTTATCAAGAGGTAGAATCTGTTAGGATTCTTTTTTTATTTTTAAAGACCTTTTTAAGTTATTTTTATAATTATATAGTATAATGTTTAATAGATAAATGAAATACACAATACATGAAAAGAGAGGTTGTTAGAATGAACTTTATCATTAAAAATGAAGAAATATTTTTATTAGAAAATGAAAAGAAATTAGCGTTAATTACTTTTCCTATTAAAACTAAAGATGTTTACAATATAAATCATGTATTTGTAGACCCTAGCTTACGCGGACAAGGAATGGCTTCTAAAATTATGGAAGCTTTATATAATTATATGAAAGAGCATAATTATAAGGTGATAGCAACCTGCCCTTATGCTGTATCATGGTTTGAAAAAAACCCAGAAAAAAACGATATATTAATAGAAAGTGACGATCCTGTTGTATGCAACCTTTAAAACCATTTTTGATTTTAGTAGCTGGAGGATCTGCGTCTGGAAAAAGTACAGTAGTAAGTAAAATATTAGAAAAAGCTGGACTTGATGATGTTTTAATTATTAAGCATGATGATTATTATAATAATCAGGATGATATGACAATGGATGAAAGATTAAAAGTTAATTATGATCATCCAAATTCTCTTGATGATAAACTTTTATATAAAGATCTTATTGAACTATTAAAAGGAAATGAAATATCAAAACCAACATATGATTTTGTTAATTATACAAGAAGCAAAGAAACTGAAATAGTTAAACCTAAGCCAGTTATTATAGTTGAAGGCATACTTATCTTAACTAACAAAAAAATAAGAGATTTAGCAGATATTAAATTATTTGTTGAGTCAGATGATGATGTTAGATTTATTAGAAGACTTAAAAGAGATTTAGTCGAAAGAGGAAGAAGTTTGGAAAGTATTGTTTCACAATATTTAGAAACAGTTAAACCGATGCATTATGAGTTTGTTAAACCAACAAAAAGATATGCAGATATCATTATTCCTAATGACCAAACACACGATGTTGCAGTTGATGTTATTACTGGTAAAATTAAACAAATTAGTGGGGAAAAGAAATGAAATTAATTATAGCAGCAATGCAAGAAGAAATTAAAGGATACATTAACGGTGCTAAACTGGTTTCAGAAAAGCCATTTTTAGTTTATGAGAAAAAAGATACAATTGCCATTATCTCAGGCATAGGTAAAGTTAATGCGGCAGCTTCTTTAACATATGCTCTTACTAAATATAAAAATATAGACTTGATTATTAACATAGGCTTTGTAGGGGGATATGAACCTCTTGAACAAAAGGACATTGTTATAGTAAAAAATTCAACCTATCATGATTTTGATTTATCTTTCTTTGGATATAAAAAAGGACAAGTGCCAAAGATGCCAGAGTTATTTGAAACAGATACTAAATTCTTAGATAAATTTAAAAACTATAAAAAGGTTTCACTCTATACTGGTGATACTTTTATGACAGAAAAACTTATCACAGAAGATGTTATCATAGCAGATATGGAAGGAACAGCCTACTATCATGTAGCACACTTATTTAATACGCCAATTTTAGCGATTAAAGTCATTTCTGATGTTATTGGTAAAAACAATCAATTAGACGATTACAAGGCATTTGAATCAACTAAACAAGATTATATAGATGATGTTTTAAAAACTATTTTAAAGGAAGTATAACGATGAAAAAAGGACTAATAGTATTATTTGATAATGTGGAAGACTCAGAAGCACTAGCAACTAGAGCATTACTAGTCCGAGGAGAAATCCAAGTTGATACAGCTACTAAAAATAAAAATAAACAAATAAGAACAGCTTATGGACTTAGTGTTAATGTAGAATATTTATTAGATGAGATTAATCCCTTAGACTATGATTTTTTACTGATTCCAGGTGGAAAATATGTTGAACAGATTATTGAAAGTGAAAAAGACTTGTTAAAATTAATGATAGAGTTTAATCAAAAAGAAAAGTTAATAGCAGCTATATGTGCAGGACCTAGATTTCTAGGAAAACTTAATTTATTAGAAAATAAAAACTACACATGCTATCCTGGTTGTGAACTAAAGATTAATCAAGGAACTTATCATAAAGATCAAAAAGTAGTCATAGATAGTAACATCATTACTGCTAGATCAGCAGGTGTAGTGATAGATTTTGCATATGAAATAATAAAAAAATTAGAAGGTCAAGAAAAAGCATCAAAGGTGCTAAAAGAAATTGTTTATTAAGAGGGGACTATATGACAATTATTTTATACAACTTAGAAGAACATAAAGAAACATTACAACAAATAATTTCAGAACAATATAAAGTTTTATCATTTCAAAATTCTGAAGAAATAGAAAATAGTACCCATACTAATGGACACTATATAGTAGTAACCACTACTGAAGGTAAAAAAGAAGTTGAATCAATATTTGAAGAAAACACTTTATTTCTTTGTGTAGGTAATGAAAATAAGGAAAAGAATGATTTTTTTGATGTTATAAAGATACCGGTTGATAAAGAAGATGTTATTGAAAAAATAGAAAAAGCATCTTACCATTTAGAGTATCAAAAAATGAGGTTATTATATGAACCTAAAAAGGTCTCTAAAACAACTGATGAATTAGGTTTATATACTAAAAAGTTTATTGAAAACTATTTAAAGAGCACTAATAAACTAGAAAATAGAGCTATCTTAGTTTATTTTAACTTAGAGGCAGTCCCTTTACTTCATAAAATTTATGGTAGACAAACAACGTTTAAAGCACTTTCTAATATTGTTAAACAAATTAAGAATGTTTTTCCAAAATTACTTTTATCTAGATATCACGCCTTTGAACTAGTAGGCACAATCATTGAAGAAGATTATAAAGAAGCAGAACCACTATTATCTATACTTTCTCAAAAGATGATTGAACTAGAGGGTATCCCATTACCAATA contains:
- a CDS encoding HD-GYP domain-containing protein, which gives rise to MTIILYNLEEHKETLQQIISEQYKVLSFQNSEEIENSTHTNGHYIVVTTTEGKKEVESIFEENTLFLCVGNENKEKNDFFDVIKIPVDKEDVIEKIEKASYHLEYQKMRLLYEPKKVSKTTDELGLYTKKFIENYLKSTNKLENRAILVYFNLEAVPLLHKIYGRQTTFKALSNIVKQIKNVFPKLLLSRYHAFELVGTIIEEDYKEAEPLLSILSQKMIELEGIPLPIEIIIRYQYYKPGIDNPEEIIKTLRKESIETRRNHVLNDKTRYLSQLQETLESSNYESKDHINNLEKLTIEFMKELNLSEVEKKNLTDAVRLHDIGKLGIAKSILEKPSKLTEEEYNEIKKHPEYGYHIVLFEGFPVVIAKAILHHHERFDGMGYPAKLKGNKIPYLSRIIAILDSFEVMTRGRVYKASMSENEAINELERNKGTQFDPELVEKFIKVLKRKK
- a CDS encoding DJ-1 family glyoxalase III — protein: MKKGLIVLFDNVEDSEALATRALLVRGEIQVDTATKNKNKQIRTAYGLSVNVEYLLDEINPLDYDFLLIPGGKYVEQIIESEKDLLKLMIEFNQKEKLIAAICAGPRFLGKLNLLENKNYTCYPGCELKINQGTYHKDQKVVIDSNIITARSAGVVIDFAYEIIKKLEGQEKASKVLKEIVY
- the udk gene encoding uridine kinase; its protein translation is MQPLKPFLILVAGGSASGKSTVVSKILEKAGLDDVLIIKHDDYYNNQDDMTMDERLKVNYDHPNSLDDKLLYKDLIELLKGNEISKPTYDFVNYTRSKETEIVKPKPVIIVEGILILTNKKIRDLADIKLFVESDDDVRFIRRLKRDLVERGRSLESIVSQYLETVKPMHYEFVKPTKRYADIIIPNDQTHDVAVDVITGKIKQISGEKK
- the mtnN gene encoding 5'-methylthioadenosine/S-adenosylhomocysteine nucleosidase; the encoded protein is MKLIIAAMQEEIKGYINGAKLVSEKPFLVYEKKDTIAIISGIGKVNAAASLTYALTKYKNIDLIINIGFVGGYEPLEQKDIVIVKNSTYHDFDLSFFGYKKGQVPKMPELFETDTKFLDKFKNYKKVSLYTGDTFMTEKLITEDVIIADMEGTAYYHVAHLFNTPILAIKVISDVIGKNNQLDDYKAFESTKQDYIDDVLKTILKEV
- a CDS encoding GNAT family N-acetyltransferase; protein product: MKREVVRMNFIIKNEEIFLLENEKKLALITFPIKTKDVYNINHVFVDPSLRGQGMASKIMEALYNYMKEHNYKVIATCPYAVSWFEKNPEKNDILIESDDPVVCNL